CAGTATCTTCTTGTACACAAATACGAGGTGATGCGCTCTCGTTTGTTACAGGACGACATTCCAAGTTCCCGTCAAGGTGGTACCACTACAATCTGGGACAGTGGAATCGGAGGACTCTCCTCTACAAGTAACATCGCCAACCAGCTTGAAGGTGAGGAGGACTTTATGAGTCCTGCATTGGACAGCAATATATTCCAAAATGGAGACAAATATGGCAAAAACAGGCAGGCCATCAAAGACCTATTGATTATGCTCCTGAGCAAATTCCCACACCACATATTTTAGAGGAGAATTAGTGCCGTCTGAGGGGTGGATAGTGTGGAGACCAGTGACAGATGAGGGCACAGTATAAGCTCGTGTTAACATACCAAATTAAATTCCACGTGTAGAACACATCCACTTTCATTCATACATACTAAACTGAATCCTGCCTCCATTACATTTATATCGTTGCCGCCTTTGTAAAAGCCCTCAAAAAAAGTCACACATAGATTtccaactgtctctctctgcagacactgacagcgtTTGTCTGGAGCCGGACAGCCTTTCACACAGTGGAGACGATCTGGAGGACGGGGTGCAGTTTTCCATCTGGGTGTCCTTCTATGAGATCTACAATGAGTTCCTGTATGACCTGCTGGATGCTTCACCCTCACTGCAGCCCAGAAAAAGAGTCACTCTGCGCCTCAGTGATGACAAGCAAGGCAACCCCTACGTGAAAGGTAACCCAGAAGTAATGTCCACAGAACATTAACCTGTTTAATTAGCGTGTATCAGTCTGAATCTCCTGAAGTTTAACCCCAGTATACAGCGTGTCTCATCTGATGTTACGCATCATTAagcaggaaatgatgtcagAGGCTGTTGACTGCTTCTTTTGCATCATACCTGCAGTGTTTCCAGGTTCTATTTTGGTGCGAATGCTTCACCACTTCATGAGAAACGCTgcaataaatgataaaaaacacttgaaaatcTGCATAGTggcacagaaaacatgttttgtttttttctgccactgCTTCTCCTGTTAGTGCCATTTTTTAgcttcttcctcttgttctgTCAGACCTCACTTGGATCCAGGTCCGCAGTGCTGAGGAAGCTTGGAGGATTATGAGGGCTGGACGTCGTAACCAGAGCTTTGCCAGCACTCACCTCAACCAAAACTCCAGCCGCAGGTAGAAGCACGTTCAACTTTTGCCTTTCAAGGCCTTATTTTGATTTagttgattttgtgtttgtttgactcagATTTATTGTACCTCTGATCATAAATTCATCACCCACGCAGCCACAGCATTTTCTCTGTCCGCGTCCTGCACGTCCGCCCAGAGGCAGAGTCATCCCCGGCCATGCACATCAGCGAGTAAGTTAACATTGTTTGGTCCATTCAGATTTTGTATATCGCGAGTTTGTGATAAAAGTGGTAAAACAGGGTTGTGCTTTGCGTCTTCTTTTtagactgactgtgtgtgatcTGGCTGGGTCTGAACGCTGCAAGGAGCAGCGTAATGgtgagaggatgaaggaggccaacaacatcaacacctcCCTTTTAACACTGGGACGCTGCATTGCTACTCTGAGGCACAACCAGAACAACAAGTGCGTGTTTGAGCTGATAGTTTGGATTATTTTAAGTGGGGCTGTAAGGGGTGCTTATCAACAGTCAGTGTATTACCTACACATGATCGAAGCGGCAGTAAACCAGCAACTGCTGTGTTCTATCAGGCAAAAGAAGGGGCAGTTTGATGGCACGGTGACAATGTTCTACATAAAGCATACACTTTGGGCCACTGGCCgttatgttttcaggtgttctctctgaattattttcatgttgACTTCTGCaataattttattattgttcCACATCAAAGCAAGTGTATTGATATCGCACATTTCATACACTGAGGCAAGTGCTTCACTCAGAGGACATATTTTCTTATTATAAGATGCTGGAATGAGATGTTGGAGAAAgagctgcatttaaaaaaagactttcGAAAAAATCCACAGATCACGACCTCCTCAAGTGGTGCCCTTCAGGGACAGCAAACTGACCCGAGTCCTGCAGGGTTTCTTTTGTGGCCGAGGAACCTCCAGCATGGTGGTCAACATCAATCTATGTGCCTCCATCTATGACGAAACCCTCCAGGCCCTCAAATTCTCAGCGATTGCTACTCAGGTGTGAAACAAGCTCTTTTACTCTACCAACTCATGAGTTTTGGTGGAACGGATTTATTCTTGCATGTAGGTataagagaaacaaagaaatgattaaaaaaaaaatcccttgtGTGGTTTCAGCTGGTCCATGGCCCGTCCACAAAGACCCGAGTGGCCTACATCCTGTCTTTACTGCGTGAGCCAGCAGCCAATGGTAATGAAAGCACAGTGattgaagaagaggaggatgagagtgaTGTTGAAGACGGAGATATCACCTTGTTAAATACTGAGGTAACGCCCTCCATATGAGATCTTTTCTGTTTCAATTAAGGCTTCCATTGGGGGTGTTTTGCACATTTAGATATGTGGCCATATCACCTAGATGATGCATTTTAAGAAGCAATAAAACCAGTTGAAGGTTACTGGAAGCACTTTTTTTAACCAGCATTTCAAATGTCCAGTGTCTTAACAGCTGACTGTGCTTTATTAAGACTCTGCTGCAGGCCATCGATATCCTGAAGAAAGAGGTGCTGCGCCAGCgggaagagaaagaggctcTTGAGGCAAATGTGAGAGAGCAGGTGGTCTCTGAGATGATGGAGGTCATCTCTGAGATGCAAGATGGCttcaggtgtgtgagtgtgctttgTTTAGATCAAAcgttttgagtgtttttaataCAAACTAGGCTGCATTTCGGATGGATAGAATTTGCTCACAATTGTTAagataaatgaacaaatcatttcCATTCCTTTCcgtatttttattttctcagagaAGTTCCATTAATCAGGGGAGTTTCAACATTATATTGATAAGAAAATGCTGGACTTTGATTGCGCGCAGAGTCTGAGTTGCTTTCTTGCCCTGCAGTGAGAccatggaggcagagaggactCGAATTGAAGAGAGGTACGAAGACAAGATAACTAActtacaaaaacatttgaagaagTTCTACAGCCAGGAGCTAAAGGTGAGCGTGACATCAGCCTTCAGTCTGCGTTGATTTCAGGCAGTGTTTGTTCATCCCCGTACTTTGTGAGGATGAGATCGTCATTTGACATCTTATGCATCAAGTGTCCAGAATGAAGTCGTATTTCAATTTCAATGCTATGATTTTCACTCAAGCATTTTTTCCTTTAGGAGCGAGATCAGGAAATTGAAGCTCTGTCTGCTGCCCTTGAAAAAAGGAAGGAATCTGAATTGGCCCCCATGTCGGTGCCACAGGGAGACGCTGAGGGGCCTCGGCGGTCCCAGCGCCTCACTGTGCAAACAGAAACTGGCAGACTGCACGCTGATCTCAACCAGTGTCGCACTGAGCTGTTCACCAAGACGCAGGGTAAGTCACAGGGCGACTGAAACGCTGCTGATCACATGTTGATGGTAAAATATTGTTCATGGCAGTTGACCGTCTTGTTCTGCTTCCCTGCGCAGAGCTGAcaaagctgaagctgcagctggaggtcCCAGGGTCGTCTGGCACCCTTACCAGTGCTGCTGACCGCAAGCTGGAGGAGGGTCAGCGGGTCAGTTACTGCTGCACCATATGACGTACACCGAGGCTTTGCTGCGCGTgattctcctcatcctcagacTAAAATTGTGACTTTTTCTATCAGAACCTGCGTCAGCTGCGCCTGGATCTGCAGCGGCTCGGGGTGGACCTGCAGTCTGCTGGACGAGCCTGCTGCCACAACACAGGAGGGGAGAAGCTGCGCCAGACATTAGCAGCTGCAGATGAGACACTAGCCAAACAGGTACAACCAAGTAGAGCATGATATGATGTAATTTATAGATGAGCTTTTCTATGAACTATTTAAAAGGGTGTCTACTGAGACAATTTGTAtaaaatgctgcacaaacaATAAATATCATGGTATGGGAAAGCTCGCTCATTTGAATAATGCAACTCTCAAGTTAAGCCTAATTATTTTGTCGGTGAAAGTTTTTGTCAATTTATGTAATTAAGGTACGTCAGACTTCAGCTAAGTTCATTCATTCGTCATTATTAGGTGGATAAGACCCTTTTTTAattgctaataaaaaaaaaagtctactgCAGAGGGGAAGTGGCATTAACTGAAGCTCAGCTAAAAAAGTACTGAACTAAATCAAGATCCCGGCAAACAGATACGCCTGCAAGCATCTCTACAAACAGTTCAGTTAGGGCACAGTTCTGACAGTAACTGTATATCCTCTCACTGTGATGCTGATTACAGATGCTCTAACATGTGAGAAGCATCTGGTTGTAGTGCGATTCtcacctttctttttctctcttcactaACAATCTTGACGCACAGCTGGGTTTTAAACTAAATATAGGATTCTAATATCTGCACCAGGTTTCATTTGGCCTCACTTTTCTCTTTTACCCAACCTCCCACCTTCACCTTCACTCCCCTCTGTGGCGTCATCTAACCCCTCTGACTGACTTCTCCTTAGGACCAGATCCTGGTGGAGCTCCAGAATGGCCTGATGCTTGTAAAAGCTGACTTAAGGCGGAAAGCAGAGACCCTGGCCCAGATAGAGGCTGCCCAGCCACAGCCGCCCACCTCAGGTCCTCATACCTCCACCACAACAGGTTCCTGCAAGAAGAGGGGCTGTGGGGCCGCTGCACCAAGTGACACTGAGAACCGGCCTCCGCAGAAACGTCCCTTTTTCCAGTCTGTGTTCTCAACACGTACCCCAACCCGTAAATACAACGTGTGCGCTGATGAATCAAACATTACCCCTTACTCGCGGATCTTGCGCTCTCGCCAGCAGTCTCCACCTTGCAGCCCTGCCCCCACCCCTCGTAGTCTGAGGGGGAAGTATTGAGgtcctcagagctgcagtgggAGTGTGTTCTTTTTGATATTATGCAAAAACAGTTCTATTTGCTGGTAACTTTATAGaattttctatcatttttttATATACTCTTTGCAGTGCAGTTAAGTCACTGTTATTCATACCAAATTCTTGTGACGTTAATGCCAGTAAAACAGTTGTGCTTTAATAGGGTCGCAGTATACCGCTAAGAGAACTGAGGTGTTCTTGTAAAGCTTCTCAGTGGCTGATAGTTAAGGAATGTACGTTAAGagtggtgcatgtgtgtacagtaatTAACCTTTTCTCTTCCACGTCTTTGCTTCCAGATTTGCACAATAAAACCCATTGAAATTTGTTAAGGCCCGCCTCTGAGACTTAATCACATTCTGAGGTGACTCTGCGTCTCTCCGTTGGCCCCTGCATGGTATGACCAAAGGAAATCAAAGAAATCCAAAGTGCCAGGTGCCGGGGGAGAGGGGGCCACCAAACAACCAGGATGAGGCAGGTGTTATGAAACCTGGAGCCAGCAGCCTACAGTTCCTTGTTGGCCTTCAGCATCAACCAACCAGGAACCAGCAACACTAAAACAACACCGAGGCCCTGGGCCGTCACAGAGCAGTCTAGTTACCAAAGCtgaaaaaagtattttattCATAtgccaaaacattttttcactgcagtgttttcacatccaTGAAACCAAAGTAGAAAGAGAACAAGTCCTTGCGGAGCAGATATGCTTTATTTAAACTAATCACATATCAGCGATGATGAGGCACGACTCATGGCTGCAAGTCAAAAcacggtgtgtttgtgtgctgtcgTTCTACATGTTTGTATGTAAATAGATCCAAGGtgtccctttttctttttacactgCTGAGCGAGCACTGAGATATACAAAAGCTGCATGTGTATTTAAAAAGCTATTCAAAAACCTTACTCGATTCACTGTGGTGTGTAAATCAGCCGAACCCCAGCACTTGCTGCTTTActtgttttcacatttgcagCACAGAACTTGTCTGATCCCGGACAAAAATGATCAGGACTgcacattttacaaacaaatTCAGTTTTAATGGTATTACCAAGTCTATGGGTTGGAAGCAGTAAATCCTTCCAACGCTGTCTTTGTCAAAGACAAACCCCCCAAGCAGTGTCATGTCACAGGACACACAAATTGTCCGTTTTGAAGGCAGTGAATAGAGGGGTGGCTGTCAGGGTGTAAAGGAGATGAGGTTCAGCGGAGAGACCCTCCTGACGGGGGTGTTGTTGTTGGAGAGCGGAGCGAACAGATCAGCTGACGGCGTCTCAATCTGATCTCTGACCTGTGAGATCTGCCTCAACAGAGCCTTTCCCTCTTCACGAGCCTGCGAGCAGAGTGACCACGACACCAGTTAGCGTGTTACAACAACTGTTTACACTCTGCTACAGCAACTAGTACACGGCGCTCAGA
Above is a window of Chaetodon auriga isolate fChaAug3 chromosome 15, fChaAug3.hap1, whole genome shotgun sequence DNA encoding:
- the kif20a gene encoding kinesin-like protein KIF20A, which produces MALSLSSPCAGYDEDEEMAVFESTAAEHGGMARPRLTEISVISPGLDTRPFATDLKRAVKPAVAKQGSCDEGNSEKVKVFLRIRPLTETERSRGEEQGCVVVQDEETLLLKAPKESQNMRTAERGITQSMHKFSFSKIFGAETTQQQFYECTMKKMVKDVLQGENRLLYTYGVTNSGKTYTIQGSGREAGLLPRALVSLFRKLQGRLYGAMDLKPVMYQDVRRLEAHEVRVEEIRRNSLLKEDDIPSSRQGGTTTIWDSGIGGLSSTSNIANQLEDTDSVCLEPDSLSHSGDDLEDGVQFSIWVSFYEIYNEFLYDLLDASPSLQPRKRVTLRLSDDKQGNPYVKDLTWIQVRSAEEAWRIMRAGRRNQSFASTHLNQNSSRSHSIFSVRVLHVRPEAESSPAMHISELTVCDLAGSERCKEQRNGERMKEANNINTSLLTLGRCIATLRHNQNNKSRPPQVVPFRDSKLTRVLQGFFCGRGTSSMVVNINLCASIYDETLQALKFSAIATQLVHGPSTKTRVAYILSLLREPAANGNESTVIEEEEDESDVEDGDITLLNTETLLQAIDILKKEVLRQREEKEALEANVREQVVSEMMEVISEMQDGFSETMEAERTRIEERYEDKITNLQKHLKKFYSQELKERDQEIEALSAALEKRKESELAPMSVPQGDAEGPRRSQRLTVQTETGRLHADLNQCRTELFTKTQELTKLKLQLEVPGSSGTLTSAADRKLEEGQRNLRQLRLDLQRLGVDLQSAGRACCHNTGGEKLRQTLAAADETLAKQDQILVELQNGLMLVKADLRRKAETLAQIEAAQPQPPTSGPHTSTTTGSCKKRGCGAAAPSDTENRPPQKRPFFQSVFSTRTPTRKYNVCADESNITPYSRILRSRQQSPPCSPAPTPRSLRGKY